The window CCACGGGCTGCGTCTGCGAGCTCCCGTGCGCGAGCACTTCGCCGCCTACGTGTAACGGTAGCTGTCCTACCGGGCAGTCGTGCGTGGCCACCCCCTCGGGCTGTGTCTGCGAGATCCCGTGCGCGAGCACCTCGCCGCCCACCTGTGGCGGCTCCTGTCCCACCGGGCAGTCGTGCGTGGCAACGCCCTCGGGCTGCGTCTGCGAGCTGCCGTGCGCGAGCACCTCGCCGCCCACCTGTGGCGGCTCCTGTCCCACCGGACAATCGTGCGTCGCGACTCCCTCGGGCTGTGTCTGCGAGCTCCCGTGCGCGAGCACTTCGCCGCCCATGTGTAACGGCACCTGTCCCACCGGCGAATCCTGCGTGGCGACCCCTTCGGGCTGCGTCTGCGAGCTGCCGTGCGCGAGCACCTCGCCGCCCACCTGTGGCGGCTCCTGTCCCACCGGACAATCGTGCGTCGCGACTCCCACGGGCTGCGTCTGTGAGCTGCCCTGCGCGAGCACCTCGCCGCCCATGTGTAACGGCAGCTGTCCCACCGGACAGTCCTGCGTGGCCACCCCCTCGGGCTGCGTCTGCGAGCTGCCGTGCGCGAGCACCTCGCCGCCCACCTGTGGCGGCTCCTGTCCCACCGGACAATCGTGCGTCGCGACCCCCTCGGGCTGCGTCTGTGAGCTCCCGTGCGCGAGCACCTCGCCGCCCACCTGCAACGGGACCTGCCCCACCGGCGAGTCCTGCGTCGCAACCCCCTCGGGCTGCGTCTGTGAGCTGCCGTGCGCGAGCACCTCGCCGCCGATGTGCAACGGCAGCTGCCCCACGGGAGAGTCCTGCGTCGCGACCCCTTCAGGCTGCGTCTGCGAGCTGCCCTGCGCGAGCACCTCGCCGCCTACGTGTAACGGCAGCTGTCCCACCGGGCAGTCGTGCGTGGCGACCCCCGCGGGCTGCGTCTGCGAGCTGCCGTGCGCGAGCACTTCGCCGCCCACGTGTGGTGGCAGCTGTCCCACCGGGCAGTCGTGCGTGGCCACCCCCTCGGGCTGCGTCTGTCAGACCCCGTGCGCGAACAGCGCGCCGGCCTGCAACGGCACCTGCCCCGACGCCCAGGTCTGCGTCTCGACCGATGGTGGCTGCATCTGTCAGGCGGCGGGCTGTCGCATCACCGGCGGCGGTGCGATCGCCGGAGGCGGGGTCGATCCCACCGTCATGGCCGAAACCAGCGTGCTGACGGAGTTCGCCGGCCAGGTCGGCGCGCCCTGCGGGTGCTTCGGCTGCTTCGACAACTTCGATCCGAAGCGCGCCTCCGTGCAGGGCGAATGGAAGTACAAGCTCAAGAAGCACGGCGGCAGCCTGCATGCGAGCATCTTCAACAGCCTGGTGTGCAGCTGCCTCGGCGGGAGCGTGGGATCGCTCTGCCCGAGCGCGGAGCATCCACGCACGCCAGCGGACCACATCTGCGTCACCGGCATCGCGGACCTCAGCCCGGACACCGGAAACGGCAATAAAGCGTCCACTCCCGTCGCGTTCCGCTTCGAGGCGACCGACAACGGCGAGCCGGGAACGGGTGACGTCTATGAGATACACATTCTCGGGCCGGCCCGGGGCCAGACGACGACCGACCTCGCCAAGGCGATCTGCTGCACCCGGCCGTTCGTGCAGCCCCCCGGGACGACCGTATTTGCCAACGACCTCGGGACGATAATCCGCGGCAACATCCAGATCCACCCGGCGCTGGCGAAGTCGACCGACGGGACGTGTCCGCCGCCGAGCGGGATGTGCGTGTCCATCCCCTGAAGGACGAGCTCGAGAACGACGGGCCGCGCCCGCCCGGCGGCCCGGTCGCTACCAGGAAGCCAGCAGGAAGATGTCGTCCATGCCGGCGCCCGCGAGCGGGGTGCCGTCGAAGTCAACCCGGAGGCGATAGCCGCCGGTCACCACGGATCGGCCGCTGCCGTCGGCCGCGACGGCGTTGCCGGCATCGGAGTCGGCGCCGCCGAAGCGCTGTGCCCCGAGCGGGGTGCCGTCCGCGGCGTACCGCGCGACGAAGATGTCGGTCCGGCCGGCGCTGATGAGCGAACCGGTGCCGAAGTTGACCGCCGCCTGGAAGATCCCGGTCACCGCCACCTGGCCGCTCGCGTCCACCGCGATGCCCCTGCCGGCGTCATCGTAGATGCCGCCCGCGAGTCGCGACCACAGGTAGGCACCCGCTGGGGAATACTTCGCGACGAAGACATCCTTGTGCGCGAAGCTCCTCGCCCAGCCCCCGCCGAGGTCGATCGAGCTCTCGAACGACCCGGTCACCAGCACGTTCCCGCTCCCGTCGCACGCGACACCATTGCCGGCGTGCGTGGCCAAGGCGCTGCCGAAGCGCCGCGACCAGACGTGACCGCCGGTGGGCGAGAGCTTGGCGAGGAAGATATCGACGCCGGCGCTGGTGAGCGCGCCGCCGCCGAAGTCGGCCGGCCCCGAGAACGCGCCGGTCACGTCGATGTTGCCGCTCGGGTCGACGGCCACCGCGTTGCCGGAGTTGGAGAACGAGTCCCCGATGCTTCTCGACCACAGGGGTGCGCCGGCGGACGAGAACTTCGCCACGACGATGCTGTAGCCGTTGGCCCTGATGCGGCCACCGCCGAAGTTCGACCCGCCACCCGCCGTCCCGATCAGCACGACGTCGCCTCCGCTGTCGACCGCGACGCCATTGCCGACGTCGCTCATCGCGCCGCCGAACGCCTTCGACCAGACGGGGTCGCCGGCGGCGGTGTACTTCGCGAGGAAGACGTCGTCGCCGCCGGCGCTGGTGAGCGGTCCCGTGCCGAAGTCGACCGTACCGCTGAACTTTCCGGTTACGAGCACGTTGCCGTTCCCGTCGACGGCGACCGCCCGGCCCGTGCCCCCGCCGAGCACGCCGCCGAGGCACTTCGACCACAGCGCCGCCCCCGTCGGCGCGTACGTCGACACGAAGACCGCGGTCGGCGGGCACACGACCCCGCCGCCGAAGTCCACGCTGCTCTCGATCCGCCCGGTCATCACCGCATTGCCGCTCCCGTCCAACGCCACCCCATAGGCCACGTCGCTCGCCGCGCCACCGAAGCCGCGCGCCCACCCGGCCCCAGCCGCCCCCGTGATGGTCACGAGGGCCGAGTCGGTACCCCGCGCGCCCCGATCATCCATGACCGTGAGGGTCGCGGTGTAGCTGCCGGGCGCAGTATAGATGTGGCTCACCGTCGCGCCGGTGGCCGACGTGCCATCGCCGAAGTCCCAGCTGTAGGACACTACGGTGCCACCGAGATCGGAGC is drawn from Deltaproteobacteria bacterium and contains these coding sequences:
- a CDS encoding PKD domain-containing protein — its product is MTTVRFDGGDSFDPHDTINAYAWTFGDGGSASGSVVSHAYTTPGTYCVMLTVTDSRGRRASDTALVSVAKRSLVANAGPDQTASVGSAVTFSGSGSDLGGTVVSYSWDFGDGTSATGATVSHIYTAPGSYTATLTVMDDRGARGTDSALVTITGAAGAGWARGFGGAASDVAYGVALDGSGNAVMTGRIESSVDFGGGVVCPPTAVFVSTYAPTGAALWSKCLGGVLGGGTGRAVAVDGNGNVLVTGKFSGTVDFGTGPLTSAGGDDVFLAKYTAAGDPVWSKAFGGAMSDVGNGVAVDSGGDVVLIGTAGGGSNFGGGRIRANGYSIVVAKFSSAGAPLWSRSIGDSFSNSGNAVAVDPSGNIDVTGAFSGPADFGGGALTSAGVDIFLAKLSPTGGHVWSRRFGSALATHAGNGVACDGSGNVLVTGSFESSIDLGGGWARSFAHKDVFVAKYSPAGAYLWSRLAGGIYDDAGRGIAVDASGQVAVTGIFQAAVNFGTGSLISAGRTDIFVARYAADGTPLGAQRFGGADSDAGNAVAADGSGRSVVTGGYRLRVDFDGTPLAGAGMDDIFLLASW